One window of the Pseudomonas knackmussii B13 genome contains the following:
- the yjgA gene encoding ribosome biogenesis factor YjgA has translation MADYQDDDSLFGEKSKTQVKREMHALQDLGERLTALKPDMLDRLPLTEPLRRALDEAPKHKAHAAAKRHRQFIGKLMRDQDLEAIVALLDQLDSSTRQYNERFHALERWRDRLIEGGDEALSTFFAEYPDSDRQHLLQLIRHAQHEAAHNKPPAAARKIFKYIRELDELKRGLR, from the coding sequence ATGGCTGATTATCAAGACGACGACTCGCTGTTCGGAGAGAAGAGCAAGACGCAAGTAAAACGCGAGATGCACGCCCTGCAGGACCTCGGCGAGCGCCTGACCGCGCTCAAGCCCGACATGCTCGACCGCCTGCCGCTCACCGAACCGCTGCGCCGCGCGCTCGACGAGGCACCCAAGCACAAGGCCCACGCCGCCGCCAAACGCCACCGGCAGTTCATCGGCAAGCTGATGCGCGACCAGGACCTCGAAGCCATAGTCGCGCTGCTCGACCAGCTGGACAGCTCGACCCGCCAGTACAACGAGCGCTTCCACGCCCTCGAACGCTGGCGCGACCGCCTGATCGAAGGCGGCGACGAAGCCCTCTCGACATTCTTCGCCGAGTATCCGGACAGCGATCGCCAGCACTTGCTGCAGCTGATCCGCCACGCCCAGCACGAAGCGGCTCATAACAAACCGCCAGCCGCAGCGCGGAAGATCTTCAAGTACATCCGCGAACTCGACGAGCTCAAACGCGGCCTGCGATAA
- a CDS encoding YhdP family protein, producing MERFGRYFARLLRLLLGLCALVLVLLALYVSLGRQLAPLLGEYRNDLVEQVSARLGMPVEIGALEGSWQGFGPVITVHDIQVGVGSDALRLEHVRLTPDLIASVLARQPRIDSLELQGLQLSFREGEDGHWSVEGLPQRSGATDPRQLIDLLLTPRRLTLLDSQLTLLPHGGPSLSLTYLGLTLHSGVFGQRLDGRVTLPDGQPVAWRVDAHVDRGDWQRSSADFYLSLPQSDWAKWLPPSLTRQWRIHQLEAGGEFWARVEKGQANAAVARLNAPQIQASFDGREPVKVADLGVGLYFQREGDDLRLRVSNLAGNLGGQRWGEVEMDLALQRKGEEHWQLRADRLDLGPLLPVVESLAPMPDKAVEWLRGLQPKGVLHNLNFDYWPQRQGPERLGYAFNLEKVGVAAFHEVPAVANVDGTFSGNLGGGQLDANAQDFTLHLATLFPEPWRFRTANARLFWRWDDQAFTLGSHLMKVESDYGRLGGDMLIRLMHDHEQESYMDLRVGMSEGDGRYTPLFLPTVLPEMSKDLAHWLTTAIKGGRVEQGYFQWQGSLKKGAAPEDHAMSLYFKVHDGELDYQPGWPVLSQAEGEVFVEDSGVRIRAQSGRILQSQVRDVAVDIPHVPAGEVSRLYVDGDVDSSLGDGLKILQESPIGVQQTFAGWEGEGPLQGHLKLDIPLAKAQATKSQVVVDFSTDKARLKIAKPVLELSQLKGDFRYDTASGLSGQKISAQALGSRIAASIRAEGAPGAPRSRILANGQVPLKNLLDWGGVKQALPLSGRIPFKLDLLIAGKDSQLQVDSDLKGLAIDLPAPLGKAVDEARQSQWRMTLDGPERRYWATYGSNASLAYAAAPEQPLAGRGMLLLGGDPAVLPNTPGLQVRGKLDSLDADAWIAFAKQYANTQAQGAAGLVSGANLQIGSFHGFGGSMDNLGVTLARSDGAWNLGLKSSVLDGQVQIPQGGSRPIQIRLQRLDLPKNPTSDLAAAPTVAQDPLDKVDPRSLPAMDVAIAQLSQGGKAIGAWNFNVRPTPSGTTFNNVDLDMRGLKVRGTLRWEGLPGSTRSSFKGGLDGKNLADVLKAWDFAPTATSERFRLDIDGGWPGSPAYISLRRFGGRMDADMRKGQFVDVEGGANALRVFGLLNFNAINRRLRLDFSDLFGKGLSYDQVKGVLSATDGVYLTREPIKLSGPSSNIEMNGTLDMAHDQIDAKLLVTLPLTNNLPLAALIVGAPAVGGALFVVDKLLGDKVSRFASVEYSVMGPWQNPNISFRKPLKKP from the coding sequence ATGGAGCGCTTCGGCCGCTACTTCGCGCGCCTGTTGCGTCTGCTGCTGGGGCTCTGCGCCCTGGTGCTGGTCCTGCTTGCCCTCTACGTCAGCCTCGGGCGCCAACTTGCGCCATTGCTCGGCGAATACCGCAATGACCTGGTCGAGCAGGTCAGCGCGCGGCTCGGCATGCCGGTCGAGATCGGTGCGCTGGAGGGCAGTTGGCAGGGCTTCGGTCCGGTCATCACGGTACACGACATCCAGGTCGGCGTTGGCAGTGACGCGCTGCGCCTGGAGCACGTGCGCCTGACCCCGGACCTCATCGCCAGTGTGCTGGCGCGCCAGCCACGAATCGACAGCCTGGAACTGCAGGGCCTGCAACTGAGCTTCCGCGAAGGCGAGGACGGCCACTGGTCGGTCGAGGGGCTGCCGCAGCGTTCGGGCGCGACCGACCCGCGCCAGCTGATCGACCTGCTGCTGACTCCGCGCCGCCTCACACTGCTGGACAGCCAGCTGACCCTGCTGCCCCACGGCGGCCCATCGTTGAGCCTGACCTACCTGGGACTGACCCTGCACAGCGGCGTCTTCGGCCAGCGCCTGGACGGCCGCGTGACGCTGCCCGATGGCCAGCCAGTGGCCTGGCGCGTGGATGCACACGTCGATCGCGGCGACTGGCAGCGCAGCTCCGCCGACTTCTACCTGAGCCTGCCGCAGAGCGACTGGGCGAAATGGCTGCCGCCCAGCCTGACCCGGCAATGGCGTATCCACCAGCTCGAAGCCGGCGGCGAGTTCTGGGCGCGGGTCGAGAAAGGCCAGGCGAACGCCGCCGTGGCCCGACTCAATGCGCCGCAGATACAGGCGTCGTTCGATGGGCGCGAGCCGGTGAAGGTCGCCGACCTGGGCGTCGGGCTGTATTTCCAGCGCGAGGGCGATGACCTGCGCCTGCGCGTCAGCAACCTGGCGGGCAACCTCGGCGGCCAGCGCTGGGGCGAGGTGGAAATGGACCTCGCGCTGCAACGCAAGGGCGAAGAGCACTGGCAACTTCGCGCCGATCGTCTTGATCTCGGCCCGCTGCTGCCGGTGGTGGAAAGCCTGGCGCCGATGCCGGACAAGGCCGTGGAGTGGCTGCGTGGGCTGCAGCCCAAGGGCGTCCTGCACAACCTCAATTTCGATTACTGGCCGCAGCGCCAGGGCCCGGAGCGCCTGGGTTACGCCTTCAACCTCGAAAAAGTCGGCGTCGCCGCGTTCCACGAAGTGCCGGCGGTGGCCAACGTCGACGGCACCTTCAGCGGCAACCTCGGCGGCGGCCAGCTGGACGCCAATGCCCAGGACTTCACCCTGCACCTGGCGACCCTGTTCCCCGAGCCCTGGCGCTTCCGCACCGCCAACGCACGGCTGTTCTGGCGCTGGGACGACCAGGCATTCACCCTCGGCAGCCACCTGATGAAGGTGGAGAGCGACTACGGGCGCCTGGGCGGCGACATGCTGATCCGCCTGATGCATGACCACGAGCAGGAAAGCTACATGGACCTGCGCGTCGGCATGAGCGAGGGTGACGGTCGCTACACCCCGCTGTTCCTGCCCACCGTGCTGCCGGAGATGAGCAAGGACCTGGCGCACTGGCTGACCACCGCCATCAAGGGCGGCCGCGTCGAGCAGGGCTACTTCCAGTGGCAGGGTTCGCTGAAGAAGGGCGCGGCACCGGAAGACCATGCCATGAGCCTGTACTTCAAGGTGCATGATGGCGAGCTGGACTATCAGCCCGGCTGGCCGGTGCTGAGCCAGGCCGAGGGCGAAGTGTTCGTCGAGGACAGTGGCGTGCGCATCCGTGCGCAATCCGGGCGCATCCTGCAGAGCCAGGTGCGCGATGTGGCTGTGGATATTCCCCATGTGCCGGCGGGCGAAGTCAGCCGCCTGTATGTCGATGGCGATGTCGACAGCAGCCTCGGCGACGGCCTGAAGATCCTCCAGGAATCGCCCATCGGCGTGCAGCAGACCTTCGCTGGCTGGGAAGGCGAGGGGCCGCTGCAGGGCCACCTCAAGCTCGACATTCCGCTGGCCAAGGCTCAGGCCACGAAGTCGCAGGTGGTGGTCGACTTCTCCACCGACAAGGCGCGGCTGAAGATCGCCAAGCCCGTCCTGGAGCTGAGCCAGCTCAAGGGCGACTTCCGCTACGACACCGCGAGCGGCCTGAGCGGGCAGAAGATCAGCGCCCAGGCCCTCGGTTCGCGGATCGCCGCGAGCATTCGCGCCGAAGGCGCGCCCGGTGCGCCGCGCAGCCGCATCCTGGCCAACGGCCAGGTGCCGCTGAAGAACCTGCTCGACTGGGGCGGCGTGAAGCAGGCGCTGCCGCTCTCCGGACGCATTCCGTTCAAGCTCGACCTGCTGATCGCCGGCAAGGACAGCCAACTGCAGGTCGATTCCGACCTCAAGGGCCTGGCCATCGACCTCCCGGCGCCGCTGGGCAAGGCCGTCGACGAAGCACGCCAGAGCCAATGGCGCATGACCCTGGACGGCCCCGAGCGGCGCTACTGGGCGACTTACGGCAGCAATGCCAGCCTGGCATATGCGGCGGCGCCCGAGCAGCCGCTAGCGGGGCGCGGCATGCTCCTTCTGGGCGGCGATCCAGCTGTGCTGCCCAACACGCCCGGCCTGCAGGTGCGCGGCAAGCTGGACAGCCTGGACGCCGATGCCTGGATTGCCTTCGCCAAGCAGTACGCCAACACGCAGGCCCAGGGCGCTGCGGGCCTGGTGTCCGGCGCGAACCTGCAGATCGGCAGCTTCCACGGGTTCGGCGGCAGCATGGACAACCTTGGCGTAACCCTCGCGCGCAGCGACGGCGCCTGGAATCTCGGGCTCAAAAGCAGCGTGCTGGACGGCCAGGTGCAGATCCCGCAGGGCGGCAGCCGGCCGATCCAGATTCGCCTGCAGCGGCTGGACCTGCCGAAGAACCCCACCAGCGACCTGGCGGCCGCGCCGACGGTGGCCCAGGACCCGCTGGACAAGGTCGATCCGCGCAGCCTGCCGGCCATGGATGTGGCCATTGCCCAATTGTCCCAGGGCGGCAAGGCGATAGGTGCGTGGAACTTCAACGTGCGGCCGACGCCCAGCGGCACCACGTTCAACAATGTCGATCTCGACATGCGCGGCCTGAAGGTGCGCGGCACCCTGCGCTGGGAAGGCCTGCCCGGCAGTACGCGCAGCAGCTTCAAGGGTGGGCTGGACGGCAAGAACCTGGCCGATGTGCTCAAGGCCTGGGACTTCGCGCCCACCGCCACCAGCGAGCGCTTCCGCCTGGACATCGATGGCGGCTGGCCGGGCTCCCCGGCCTACATCAGCCTGCGTCGCTTCGGTGGGCGAATGGATGCGGACATGCGCAAGGGCCAGTTCGTCGATGTCGAGGGCGGGGCCAACGCGTTGCGGGTGTTCGGTCTGCTCAACTTCAATGCGATCAACCGCCGCTTGCGCCTGGACTTCTCCGACCTGTTCGGCAAGGGCCTGAGCTACGACCAGGTGAAGGGCGTGCTGAGCGCCACCGATGGTGTCTACCTGACCCGCGAGCCGATCAAGCTCAGCGGCCCGTCGAGCAACATCGAGATGAACGGCACCCTCGACATGGCCCACGACCAGATCGACGCCAAGCTGCTGGTGACCCTGCCGCTGACCAACAACCTGCCGCTGGCCGCGCTGATCGTCGGCGCCCCGGCGGTGGGCGGTGCGCTCTTCGTGGTCGACAAGCTGCTGGGCGACAAGGTCTCGCGTTTCGCCAGCGTGGAATACAGCGTCATGGGGCCGTGGCAGAACCCCAACATCAGTTTCCGCAAGCCGCTCAAGAAACCCTGA
- a CDS encoding Maf family protein, whose protein sequence is MPQLYLASSSPRRRELLTQIGLSFNLVSGNVDETPLPDEAPAAYVERLARCKAQAGLTMLALRPDVCVLGADTAVVLDGRILGKPKDREDALAMLQALSGREHQVLTAVAVVDRDRCEVRVVSSDVSFRAISEAEAEAYWDTGEPHDKAGGYAIQGLAAIFVKRVEGSYSAVVGLPLCETAELLADFAIPCWQS, encoded by the coding sequence ATGCCTCAGCTTTACCTGGCCTCCAGTTCGCCGCGCCGGCGCGAGTTGCTGACGCAGATTGGGCTGTCCTTCAACCTGGTTTCCGGCAATGTCGACGAAACGCCGCTGCCCGACGAGGCCCCGGCGGCCTATGTCGAGCGTCTGGCGCGCTGCAAGGCGCAGGCCGGACTGACTATGCTTGCCCTGCGCCCCGACGTCTGTGTGCTGGGCGCTGATACCGCCGTGGTGCTCGATGGTCGCATCCTCGGCAAGCCGAAGGATCGCGAAGACGCCCTGGCCATGCTGCAGGCGCTGTCCGGTCGCGAGCACCAGGTGCTGACCGCGGTGGCGGTGGTCGACCGCGACCGTTGCGAGGTCCGGGTGGTCAGCAGCGACGTATCCTTCCGTGCGATCAGCGAAGCCGAAGCGGAGGCCTACTGGGATACCGGCGAGCCCCACGACAAGGCGGGCGGCTACGCTATCCAGGGTTTGGCGGCTATCTTCGTCAAGCGCGTGGAAGGCAGCTACAGCGCGGTGGTGGGCCTGCCATTGTGTGAAACAGCGGAACTGTTGGCGGACTTCGCAATCCCTTGCTGGCAGTCTTGA
- the tldD gene encoding metalloprotease TldD, whose amino-acid sequence MSELLSSVSQQLLAPGGLDIDGLQPILHELSGPGIDAADLYFQSQVSESWMLEDGIVKEGSFHMDQGVGVRAQSGEKTGFAYSNAINAQALGEAARAARSISRAGQNGKVQAFRATVPPRLYAGDNPLDVLSRAEKVELLQKIDAATRALDPRIQQVTVSLAGVWEQILVAAADGSLAADIRPLVRFNVSVIVEQNGRRERGGHGGGGRTDYRYFLQEDRAMSYAREALRQALVNLEAVPAPAGTLPVVMGAGWSGVLLHEAVGHGLEGDFNRKGSSAYSGRIGEKVASSLCTIVDDGTLAGRRGSLSVDDEGTPTQYNVLIENGILKGYMQDKLNARLMGVARTGNGRRESYAHLPMPRMTNTYMLAGQSEPDEIIASVERGIYCANLGGGQVDITSGKFVFATSEAYLIENGKITRPVKGATLIGNGPEVMSRVSMVGNDMALDSGVGTCGKDGQSVPVGVGQPTLKIDGITVGGTGA is encoded by the coding sequence ATGAGCGAGTTGTTGTCATCGGTGAGCCAGCAGCTGCTGGCCCCGGGCGGACTGGATATCGACGGTCTGCAACCGATCCTGCACGAGCTGAGCGGCCCGGGTATCGACGCCGCCGACCTGTACTTCCAGAGCCAGGTTTCCGAGTCCTGGATGCTCGAAGACGGCATCGTCAAGGAAGGCAGCTTCCATATGGACCAGGGCGTTGGCGTGCGTGCACAGTCCGGAGAGAAAACGGGCTTCGCCTACAGCAATGCCATCAACGCCCAGGCCCTGGGCGAGGCGGCGCGTGCCGCGCGTTCGATTTCCCGCGCCGGGCAGAACGGCAAGGTGCAGGCGTTCCGCGCCACGGTGCCGCCGCGCCTGTATGCCGGCGACAACCCGCTGGACGTACTCAGCCGCGCCGAGAAGGTCGAGCTGCTGCAGAAGATCGATGCCGCCACCCGCGCGCTCGACCCGCGCATCCAGCAGGTCACCGTGAGCCTGGCCGGTGTCTGGGAGCAGATCCTCGTCGCCGCGGCTGATGGTTCGCTGGCAGCGGATATCCGCCCGCTGGTGCGCTTCAACGTCAGCGTCATCGTCGAGCAGAACGGCCGTCGCGAACGCGGTGGCCACGGCGGCGGCGGGCGTACCGACTACCGCTACTTCCTCCAGGAAGACCGCGCCATGTCCTACGCCCGCGAGGCGCTGCGCCAAGCCCTGGTCAACCTCGAGGCGGTACCTGCACCGGCCGGCACCTTGCCGGTGGTGATGGGCGCCGGCTGGTCAGGCGTGCTGCTGCACGAAGCGGTCGGCCACGGCCTGGAAGGCGACTTCAACCGCAAGGGCAGTTCGGCCTATAGCGGGCGCATCGGCGAGAAGGTTGCGTCGAGCCTGTGCACCATCGTCGACGATGGCACCCTGGCTGGACGTCGCGGCTCGCTGTCGGTGGATGACGAAGGCACTCCCACCCAGTACAACGTGCTGATCGAGAACGGCATCCTCAAGGGCTACATGCAGGACAAGCTCAATGCCCGCCTGATGGGTGTGGCGCGCACCGGCAACGGCCGCCGCGAGTCCTATGCGCACCTGCCGATGCCGCGCATGACCAACACCTACATGTTGGCCGGCCAGAGCGAGCCGGACGAAATCATTGCCAGCGTGGAGAGGGGCATCTACTGCGCCAACCTCGGCGGTGGCCAGGTGGATATCACCAGCGGCAAGTTCGTCTTCGCCACCAGCGAGGCCTACCTGATCGAGAACGGCAAGATCACCCGTCCGGTGAAGGGCGCGACCCTGATCGGCAACGGTCCGGAAGTGATGAGCCGGGTGTCCATGGTGGGCAACGACATGGCCCTGGACAGCGGTGTGGGTACCTGCGGCAAGGACGGCCAGTCGGTACCGGTGGGTGTCGGCCAGCCGACCCTGAAGATCGACGGCATTACCGTAGGCGGGACCGGCGCCTGA
- the rng gene encoding ribonuclease G, giving the protein MSEEILINITPMESRVAVVENGVLQEVHVERTLRRGIVGNIYKGKVVRVLPGMQAAFVDIGLERAAFIHAAEISNREGSAVESISALVHEGQSLVVQVTKDPIGTKGARLTTHLSIPSRYLVYMPRTSHVGISLKIEDEQERERLKQVVAKCVEAEGIVEQGGFILRTAAEGAGEDEILADIRYLRRLWTQIDVQMQTVGAPTMIYEDLSLALRTLRDLVNPRIEKIRVDSRENFQKITQFVDELMPEIADRLEHYPGERPIFDLYGVEDEVQKALERKVLLKSGGYLIIDPTEAMTTIDVNTGAFVGHRNLEETIFKTNLEAATAIARQLRLRNLGGIIIIDFIDMEDEEHRRQVLRTLEKQLERDHAKTNIIGITELGLVQMTRKRTRESLVQVLCEPCPSCQGRGMLKTAETICYEIFREILREARAYQADSYVVLANQKVVDRLLDEESGNVADLEMFIGRTIKFQVEPMYSQEQYDVVLL; this is encoded by the coding sequence ATGAGCGAAGAGATCCTGATCAATATCACGCCGATGGAATCGCGCGTGGCGGTGGTGGAAAACGGTGTCCTTCAGGAAGTCCATGTCGAGCGCACCCTGCGCCGCGGGATCGTCGGCAACATCTACAAGGGCAAGGTGGTCCGCGTGTTGCCGGGCATGCAGGCAGCCTTCGTCGACATCGGCCTGGAGCGTGCGGCCTTCATCCACGCCGCGGAGATCTCCAACCGCGAAGGCAGCGCGGTAGAGAGCATCAGCGCCCTGGTCCACGAGGGCCAGAGCCTGGTCGTGCAGGTCACCAAGGACCCGATCGGCACCAAGGGCGCGCGCCTGACCACGCACCTGTCGATCCCGTCGCGCTACCTCGTATACATGCCGCGCACCAGCCACGTTGGCATTTCGCTGAAGATCGAGGACGAGCAGGAGCGCGAGCGCCTCAAGCAGGTGGTGGCCAAGTGCGTCGAGGCCGAAGGCATAGTCGAGCAGGGCGGTTTCATTCTGCGCACGGCCGCCGAGGGCGCCGGTGAAGACGAGATCCTTGCCGATATCCGCTATCTTCGCCGACTTTGGACTCAGATCGACGTACAGATGCAGACGGTCGGTGCGCCGACCATGATCTACGAAGACCTCTCCCTGGCCCTGCGCACCCTGCGCGACCTGGTCAATCCTCGCATCGAGAAGATCCGCGTCGATTCGCGGGAGAACTTCCAGAAAATCACGCAGTTCGTCGACGAACTCATGCCGGAAATCGCCGATCGCCTGGAGCACTACCCCGGCGAGCGGCCGATCTTCGATCTCTATGGGGTCGAGGACGAGGTGCAGAAGGCCCTGGAGCGCAAGGTCCTGCTCAAGTCCGGCGGCTACCTGATCATCGACCCGACCGAGGCGATGACCACGATCGACGTCAACACCGGCGCGTTCGTCGGCCACCGCAACCTCGAAGAGACCATCTTCAAGACCAACCTCGAGGCGGCCACCGCCATCGCTCGCCAGCTGCGCCTGCGCAACCTCGGCGGGATCATCATCATCGACTTCATCGACATGGAAGACGAGGAGCACCGCCGCCAGGTCCTGCGGACCCTGGAGAAGCAGCTCGAGCGAGACCATGCGAAGACCAACATCATCGGCATCACCGAGCTGGGCCTGGTGCAGATGACCCGCAAGCGCACCCGCGAAAGCCTGGTGCAGGTGCTCTGCGAGCCCTGCCCGAGCTGCCAGGGGCGCGGCATGCTGAAGACCGCCGAGACCATCTGCTACGAGATATTCCGCGAGATCCTCCGCGAGGCGCGTGCCTACCAGGCCGATTCCTACGTGGTGCTGGCCAACCAGAAGGTGGTCGACCGGCTGCTCGACGAAGAGTCGGGCAACGTCGCCGATCTCGAGATGTTCATCGGCCGCACCATCAAGTTCCAGGTCGAGCCCATGTACTCGCAGGAACAATATGATGTCGTCCTGCTCTGA
- the pmbA gene encoding metalloprotease PmbA, producing MSEQAKAVGPEALPELREQVERIVAEAKRQGASGCEVAVSLEQGLSTSVRQGEVETVEFNRDQGFGITLYVGQRKGSASTSATGEAAIRETVAAALAIAKHASEDECAGLADPALMARDLPDLDLYHPWDLNPDQAVERALACEAAAFATDARVTKADGTTLNTHYGCRVYGNSHGFIGGYASSRHSLSCVMIAEGEGQMQRDYWYDVSRRGDLLDSPENIGRRAAQRAALRLGARPVPTAEVPVLFAPEVAVGLFGHFLGAISGGSLYRKSSFLEGCLGQKLFPEWLTLDERPLLRGALGSASFDNDGLATYAKPFVENGELVSYVLGTYSGRKLGMPSTANAGGVHNLFVSHGDEDQKALLRRMGRGLLVTELMGQGVNLVTGDYSRGAGGYWVENGEIQFPVQEVTIAANLRDLFANILAVGNDVENRGNLHTGSVLVERMMVAGN from the coding sequence ATGAGTGAACAGGCCAAGGCAGTCGGCCCGGAAGCGCTTCCGGAACTGCGCGAGCAGGTCGAGCGGATAGTCGCCGAAGCGAAGCGTCAGGGCGCCAGCGGCTGCGAAGTGGCGGTGTCGCTTGAGCAGGGGCTGTCCACCAGCGTGCGCCAGGGCGAGGTGGAGACCGTCGAATTCAACCGTGATCAGGGCTTTGGAATCACCCTGTACGTCGGCCAGCGCAAGGGCTCGGCGAGCACGTCGGCGACCGGCGAGGCAGCCATCCGGGAAACCGTGGCGGCGGCCCTTGCCATCGCCAAGCATGCATCCGAGGACGAATGCGCCGGGCTGGCTGATCCGGCGTTGATGGCCCGCGATCTGCCGGATCTGGACCTCTATCATCCCTGGGACCTGAACCCGGATCAGGCAGTCGAGCGCGCCCTGGCCTGCGAGGCGGCAGCATTCGCCACCGATGCGCGGGTCACCAAGGCTGACGGCACTACGCTGAATACCCACTATGGCTGCCGCGTTTACGGCAACAGCCACGGCTTCATAGGCGGCTACGCCAGTTCGCGGCATAGCCTGAGCTGCGTGATGATCGCCGAGGGTGAGGGGCAGATGCAGCGCGATTACTGGTACGACGTGAGTCGCCGTGGCGACCTGCTCGATAGCCCGGAGAACATTGGCCGTCGTGCTGCTCAGCGTGCTGCGCTGCGTCTGGGCGCGCGTCCGGTTCCAACCGCGGAAGTACCGGTGCTGTTCGCTCCGGAGGTCGCGGTAGGGCTGTTCGGTCACTTCCTCGGTGCCATCTCCGGCGGCAGCCTGTACCGCAAATCGTCCTTCCTCGAAGGATGTCTCGGCCAGAAATTGTTCCCGGAATGGCTGACCCTCGATGAGCGTCCGCTGTTGCGTGGCGCCCTGGGCAGTGCCTCCTTCGACAACGATGGCCTGGCGACCTACGCGAAGCCTTTCGTGGAGAACGGCGAACTGGTGTCCTACGTGCTTGGCACCTATTCCGGCCGCAAGCTGGGCATGCCGAGCACTGCGAACGCAGGCGGCGTGCATAACCTCTTCGTCAGCCACGGCGATGAAGACCAGAAGGCGCTGCTGCGCCGCATGGGGCGCGGCCTGCTGGTCACCGAGTTGATGGGGCAGGGCGTCAATCTGGTTACAGGCGACTACTCCCGCGGTGCGGGCGGTTACTGGGTGGAGAACGGAGAAATCCAGTTCCCGGTGCAGGAAGTCACCATCGCAGCCAACCTCAGGGACCTCTTCGCCAACATCCTCGCGGTGGGTAACGACGTCGAGAATCGCGGCAACCTGCATACCGGCTCGGTGCTGGTGGAGCGCATGATGGTCGCCGGCAACTGA
- the mreD gene encoding rod shape-determining protein MreD, giving the protein MPALGPRNSWFIWFSLALALLLSVAPMPGFMEIGRPLWLAMFLTFWVLMVPQRVGLLTAWVCGLAEDVLYGSLLGQNALILSLIIFLVLALYQRLRLFPVWQQCLVLMVVYGLAQLVQLWLNALTGNRPPTLAFLLPALVSGLLWPWVVMVLKGLGQRLKVY; this is encoded by the coding sequence ATGCCCGCCCTGGGACCGCGCAACAGCTGGTTCATCTGGTTCAGCCTGGCACTGGCGCTGCTGCTGTCGGTCGCGCCCATGCCCGGCTTCATGGAGATCGGCCGGCCGCTGTGGCTGGCGATGTTCCTGACCTTCTGGGTGCTGATGGTGCCGCAACGTGTCGGCCTGCTCACCGCCTGGGTCTGCGGGCTGGCCGAAGACGTGCTGTATGGCAGTCTGCTCGGACAGAACGCACTGATCCTCAGCCTGATCATCTTCCTGGTGCTGGCCCTCTACCAGCGCCTGCGCCTGTTCCCGGTGTGGCAGCAATGCCTGGTGCTGATGGTCGTCTACGGCCTGGCGCAGTTGGTCCAGTTGTGGCTCAACGCGCTGACCGGCAACCGTCCGCCGACCCTGGCCTTCCTCCTCCCGGCGCTGGTCAGCGGCCTGCTCTGGCCCTGGGTGGTAATGGTGCTCAAGGGCCTCGGCCAGCGCCTGAAAGTCTATTAA
- a CDS encoding carbon-nitrogen hydrolase family protein, whose product MSIAVIQMVSQDDVLANLAAARRLLEQAAEGGARLAVLPENFAAMGRRDLADLGRAEALGEGPILPWLKSTARDLSLWIVGGTIPLPPEDRPQEKANACSLLFDERGERVARYDKLHLFDVDVADARGRYRESDDYAFGDRVVVADTPVGRLGLTVCYDLRFPELYTRLREAGAELISTPSAFTAVTGQAHWEILIRARAIETQCYVLAAGQGGSHPRGRETWGQSAIVDPWGRILAEQAKGEAVLLAERDSEEQAAVRQRMPVVRHRRFYPPAEPGPAPTE is encoded by the coding sequence ATGTCCATCGCCGTGATCCAGATGGTCAGCCAGGACGATGTCCTGGCCAACCTCGCCGCCGCCCGTCGCTTGCTCGAACAGGCTGCCGAAGGGGGCGCCCGCCTCGCCGTGCTGCCGGAAAATTTCGCCGCCATGGGCCGCCGCGACCTGGCCGACCTCGGGCGTGCCGAGGCACTCGGCGAAGGCCCGATCCTGCCCTGGTTGAAAAGCACTGCCCGCGACCTCAGCTTGTGGATAGTCGGCGGGACCATACCGTTGCCGCCTGAAGATCGGCCGCAGGAGAAGGCCAACGCGTGCTCGTTGCTGTTCGACGAACGCGGCGAAAGGGTGGCGCGCTACGACAAGCTGCACCTGTTCGATGTGGACGTGGCCGATGCGCGTGGCCGCTATCGCGAGTCCGACGACTACGCCTTCGGCGACCGTGTGGTAGTTGCCGATACGCCAGTGGGGCGCCTCGGCCTGACGGTCTGCTACGACCTGCGCTTCCCCGAGCTCTATACGCGACTGCGTGAAGCGGGCGCCGAGCTCATCAGCACGCCTTCGGCGTTCACCGCGGTAACGGGCCAGGCACACTGGGAAATACTCATCCGCGCCCGCGCCATCGAAACCCAATGCTACGTGCTGGCTGCGGGGCAGGGCGGTAGCCATCCACGCGGTCGCGAAACCTGGGGCCAGTCGGCCATCGTCGACCCCTGGGGACGCATCCTCGCCGAACAGGCCAAGGGCGAAGCGGTGCTGCTGGCCGAGCGCGACAGTGAAGAACAAGCGGCGGTCCGGCAGCGCATGCCGGTGGTCCGCCATCGCAGATTCTATCCGCCGGCCGAACCCGGTCCGGCGCCTACGGAGTGA